One Amycolatopsis sp. NBC_00355 genomic window carries:
- a CDS encoding NACHT domain-containing protein yields MLERLTSMSLVPALIAVFGVLVGIVVGYIQWRRTRELELEKLAWEREKLQLTQQLERERAAEDLEAEHARQLRAAEETERATRRATRRSSASDSELAEQYRHALVAELRNVKILDMSRPLDLEKIYVQMTICEEPQHFVREREIRQLAEGDDRYQGMRPARNAVVTIQPDEGLRRHRRIVVLGDPGSGKTTMLRHLAMRAGLAQLGGPATLPVYIELRHFVDSGMTDVVSYAATRLGDDYGFDSAGPYIEGRFIAGEAVLLLDGLDEVRGGASAQKAAGTYDRIISEINRVAIRYPSLPIAVTCRRAGWIPSLPSFVSLEVVDFTWDQICAFIANWFDTQPDKARQLRQTLSSNLRMQTLATNPLILSLIAIVFERDLELPERRAELYKRCAEVMLREWDAHRGIRRFSKFTTDRKRDLLQEVAWHFHRTGKRYFPKQELVELIAGYLPSIGIAAEESEAILDEIAAQYGLIKEQAHDWYGFLHLTMQEYFAAVAVASRPSKRVDFVVRRRHDPWWEEVLLLLAGQLPDATDMLLGILGISIKNRTYDSARDDVFASDLMLAARCLVGSPRVEMTSLRSEILNKVEAFLLNAPSAFHRERAAAVLAEVGTEESAAKIYGIVADELVAEEVRAAAAHALSRLSDANAGREIDRILAEGPVRYGASVIRSVLRGIAHSGSSVDPQRLIDLLKISDSTSLRGVIYSAMGNSGDAIFIPALIDALRSIEKETGNDGAFEVASEIVSAVVKLKAYDALPIIYSLAELKSEEYIFSAIAQLGGPKDVEKLLEFLSSTYDSSVRMGAGRALRYFKRDFLAGPAVKKLADPQLEWGVKWLIVAALDAAGVECSEVEQLYENVSMQREVRVAIATLMASRARTDLLPDLRTAIRDEVVPPSLVLADEDPRRRVWYTGMCWDWICTTLRSQQDYSVITDILRMIEQKLRDDNPRAKSHRFSSEGGAEGMIYAAAGFESDALAYALLKNLDKIKRLYGDQALRWTVRAMTKSTAAEFAKKVFEQVNSDSRSTWFLRGITKFLAEIAEDQQTVTILYGSAKNPVFSKDVAEIYQAIRDICQKGRFRLFSDGSIRSISEFT; encoded by the coding sequence GTGTTGGAGCGACTTACCAGCATGAGCCTCGTTCCTGCACTAATCGCGGTCTTCGGCGTGCTCGTAGGCATCGTCGTGGGTTACATCCAATGGCGACGCACCCGTGAGCTCGAACTTGAGAAGCTCGCGTGGGAACGAGAGAAGCTCCAACTTACTCAGCAGTTGGAGCGGGAGCGTGCCGCTGAGGACCTTGAGGCAGAACACGCCCGTCAACTGCGGGCGGCCGAGGAGACAGAACGCGCCACGCGCCGGGCGACTCGCCGCTCCTCTGCGTCAGACTCGGAACTGGCCGAGCAATACCGGCACGCACTCGTCGCCGAATTGCGGAACGTCAAGATCCTCGACATGAGCCGTCCGCTCGACCTGGAAAAGATCTACGTCCAGATGACCATCTGCGAAGAACCCCAACACTTCGTCCGCGAGCGCGAGATCAGGCAACTCGCCGAAGGCGACGACCGCTACCAGGGTATGCGTCCGGCCCGTAACGCCGTCGTGACCATCCAACCCGACGAAGGGCTGCGCAGGCACCGACGGATCGTTGTGCTCGGCGACCCGGGCTCCGGCAAGACAACCATGCTGCGCCACTTGGCAATGCGCGCCGGGCTGGCACAATTGGGTGGACCGGCCACATTGCCGGTGTACATCGAACTCCGACACTTCGTCGACAGCGGCATGACAGATGTCGTTTCCTACGCGGCGACTCGCCTTGGTGACGACTACGGCTTCGACTCGGCAGGCCCCTATATTGAGGGTCGCTTCATCGCCGGAGAAGCTGTACTTCTCCTCGACGGCCTTGACGAGGTGCGCGGCGGCGCGTCCGCCCAGAAAGCCGCAGGCACATACGACCGAATCATCAGCGAGATCAACCGAGTAGCCATCCGATACCCAAGCTTACCGATCGCTGTGACCTGTCGTCGCGCAGGCTGGATCCCTTCCCTTCCGTCCTTTGTATCACTGGAGGTTGTCGACTTCACCTGGGATCAAATCTGTGCGTTTATCGCGAACTGGTTTGACACTCAGCCAGACAAGGCTCGTCAGCTCCGGCAAACCCTCTCCAGTAACCTCCGAATGCAGACGCTCGCGACGAACCCCCTTATCCTATCGCTGATTGCTATCGTGTTCGAGCGTGATCTGGAGCTGCCTGAACGCCGCGCCGAGCTCTACAAGCGCTGTGCCGAGGTGATGCTGCGCGAGTGGGACGCGCACCGAGGCATCCGCAGGTTCAGCAAATTCACTACAGATCGAAAGCGTGATTTGCTGCAAGAGGTAGCGTGGCATTTCCATCGCACCGGCAAGCGTTACTTTCCCAAACAGGAACTTGTCGAACTGATTGCTGGGTATCTTCCCTCGATCGGGATAGCGGCTGAAGAAAGCGAGGCGATCCTTGACGAGATCGCCGCCCAGTACGGCCTGATCAAGGAACAGGCCCATGACTGGTACGGCTTCCTGCATCTCACCATGCAGGAATACTTCGCCGCAGTGGCAGTCGCCAGCCGCCCGAGCAAGCGCGTGGACTTCGTAGTCCGTCGTCGGCACGATCCTTGGTGGGAAGAAGTGCTGTTGCTGCTGGCAGGGCAGTTGCCTGACGCGACTGACATGCTCCTTGGTATCCTTGGCATTTCTATAAAGAATAGGACTTATGACTCGGCCCGCGATGATGTGTTCGCCAGCGATTTGATGCTCGCCGCACGTTGTCTGGTTGGATCTCCGCGCGTCGAGATGACCTCACTGCGATCGGAAATCCTGAACAAAGTCGAAGCATTCTTGCTGAATGCACCTTCTGCCTTTCATCGCGAACGCGCGGCAGCGGTATTGGCCGAGGTTGGCACCGAAGAGTCTGCGGCGAAGATCTATGGGATAGTCGCCGATGAACTAGTCGCCGAGGAAGTTCGAGCCGCCGCCGCTCATGCTCTGAGTCGACTATCTGATGCGAATGCAGGGCGGGAAATCGATCGAATACTCGCAGAGGGACCAGTGCGTTATGGTGCATCAGTAATACGATCGGTCTTGCGGGGAATTGCGCACAGTGGCTCTTCGGTAGATCCCCAGCGCCTCATCGACCTGCTCAAAATTAGTGATTCGACGTCGCTTCGAGGTGTTATATATTCAGCTATGGGAAATAGTGGCGATGCCATATTCATTCCCGCCCTCATTGATGCGCTTCGCTCGATAGAGAAAGAGACGGGCAACGATGGTGCTTTTGAGGTCGCTTCTGAAATCGTCTCGGCGGTCGTCAAACTAAAAGCCTACGACGCCTTGCCGATTATTTATAGTCTAGCCGAATTAAAATCCGAGGAGTACATATTCTCGGCGATCGCACAACTGGGTGGCCCTAAAGATGTCGAAAAACTATTAGAATTTCTAAGCAGTACATACGATTCAAGTGTCCGAATGGGCGCAGGTCGTGCGTTGCGATACTTCAAGCGCGATTTCTTGGCTGGGCCGGCCGTTAAGAAGCTTGCGGACCCACAACTTGAATGGGGCGTGAAATGGCTAATCGTGGCTGCGCTCGATGCTGCAGGGGTTGAATGTTCGGAGGTCGAGCAGTTATACGAGAATGTAAGTATGCAGCGCGAGGTTCGAGTGGCTATAGCTACGCTTATGGCTTCGCGAGCGCGTACCGACTTGTTGCCTGATTTGCGTACCGCTATACGCGACGAAGTAGTGCCTCCGAGTTTAGTACTTGCGGACGAAGATCCTCGCCGACGCGTTTGGTACACGGGAATGTGCTGGGATTGGATATGCACGACATTGCGTTCACAGCAGGATTACTCCGTGATTACCGATATACTCAGAATGATCGAGCAAAAGCTTCGTGATGATAACCCGCGTGCAAAATCTCATCGTTTTTCGTCCGAAGGTGGCGCAGAAGGAATGATATATGCTGCGGCCGGCTTTGAATCTGATGCGTTAGCTTATGCATTACTCAAGAATCTGGACAAAATTAAGAGGCTCTATGGTGACCAAGCACTACGCTGGACGGTGCGAGCGATGACAAAATCGACTGCGGCCGAGTTTGCCAAGAAGGTTTTCGAACAGGTGAATTCTGATTCTAGATCCACCTGGTTTCTTAGGGGTATTACTAAGTTTTTAGCTGAAATCGCAGAAGATCAGCAGACGGTCACCATTCTTTATGGCTCAGCTAAGAATCCAGTCTTCAGCAAAGATGTGGCCGAAATCTACCAGGCGATTCGCGATATCTGCCAGAAAGGACGGTTCCGTCTGTTTTCTGACGGCTCTATCAGATCTATTTCTGAATTCACCTGA
- a CDS encoding SDR family oxidoreductase — protein MRIAVAGADELVGPHVVEAARGRGHAVVALAGVDLLDGAGSSAALEGVDAVIDVSNSTSLDEEPATRFFTTAAATLQRVGAEREVRHIVTLSVVGIDDTGFGYFRAKAEHERAARSGPVPATIVRATHFHEFPGQLVGRTRDGDHATVFDLRVQTVAATAVAAALVEVAERPAQGRTPDIAGPEPAEVLDLARAFVDHFDLRLELRTDEHTVTGIAEDGLLPRAGATILGPSYAEWLHSPEAAALVTDG, from the coding sequence GTGCGCATCGCCGTGGCCGGAGCGGACGAGCTGGTCGGCCCGCACGTCGTCGAGGCGGCTCGCGGGCGTGGCCACGCGGTGGTGGCGCTGGCCGGCGTCGACCTCCTGGACGGAGCCGGGTCGAGCGCCGCTCTGGAAGGCGTCGACGCCGTGATCGACGTCAGCAACTCCACGTCCCTGGACGAAGAGCCGGCCACGAGGTTCTTCACCACGGCCGCGGCCACCCTGCAGCGCGTCGGCGCCGAGCGGGAGGTGCGGCACATCGTGACCCTGTCGGTCGTGGGGATCGACGACACCGGTTTCGGCTATTTCCGCGCGAAGGCGGAGCACGAGCGCGCGGCGCGTTCGGGGCCGGTCCCGGCCACGATCGTGCGTGCGACCCATTTCCACGAGTTCCCCGGGCAGCTCGTGGGCCGGACCCGCGACGGCGACCACGCCACGGTGTTCGACCTGCGCGTGCAGACCGTGGCCGCGACGGCGGTCGCCGCGGCGCTCGTCGAGGTCGCCGAGCGTCCCGCGCAGGGCCGCACACCCGACATCGCCGGCCCCGAACCGGCCGAGGTGCTCGACCTCGCCCGTGCCTTCGTCGACCACTTCGACCTGCGGCTGGAACTGCGGACCGACGAGCACACCGTGACCGGCATCGCCGAGGACGGCCTCCTGCCCCGGGCGGGCGCGACCATCCTCGGGCCGAGCTACGCCGAGTGGCTCCACAGTCCCGAGGCCGCCGCGCTGGTCACCGACGGCTGA
- a CDS encoding SWIM zinc finger family protein — protein MTEPLPWWPTRFIRALSAIGVLLPAKGQGRVVSLEVGAGRVDAEVHDSRPYRVRIGLTAFGKADWAAITHALAAQASATVQLLSGELPRDVEQIFKAVRLPLFPSSAREVSLDCTCPDVAVPCGHLNAVFAALVARVGDDPFTVLALRGRNREALLEELKNRLIAAEPLDPDDRSPALTEVVDTFFDCGPAPGLGGAAPLRGPRTPFDALLDQAPPFTITVGGEAVAELLRPVYRALAGEHGP, from the coding sequence ATGACTGAACCGCTCCCGTGGTGGCCGACCCGGTTCATCCGGGCGCTGAGCGCGATCGGCGTCCTCCTGCCCGCGAAGGGCCAGGGGCGCGTCGTGTCCTTGGAGGTCGGCGCCGGGCGCGTCGACGCCGAAGTGCACGACAGCCGCCCTTACCGGGTGCGGATCGGGCTGACGGCGTTCGGGAAAGCGGACTGGGCGGCGATCACCCACGCGCTCGCCGCGCAAGCGTCGGCCACGGTCCAGTTGCTCAGCGGTGAACTGCCCCGGGACGTCGAACAGATCTTCAAGGCCGTCCGGCTGCCGTTGTTCCCGTCGTCGGCGCGGGAGGTGTCACTGGACTGCACCTGCCCGGACGTCGCAGTGCCGTGCGGTCACCTGAACGCCGTGTTCGCCGCGCTCGTGGCGCGGGTCGGCGACGATCCGTTCACCGTCCTCGCGCTGCGCGGCCGGAACCGCGAAGCGCTGCTGGAGGAGCTGAAGAACCGGCTCATCGCCGCCGAACCGCTCGATCCCGACGACAGGTCCCCGGCGCTGACCGAAGTCGTGGACACCTTCTTCGACTGCGGTCCGGCCCCAGGCCTGGGTGGCGCGGCGCCGTTGCGCGGACCGCGAACGCCGTTCGACGCGCTCCTGGACCAGGCCCCGCCTTTCACGATCACGGTCGGCGGCGAAGCCGTCGCCGAGCTGCTGCGGCCGGTGTACCGGGCGCTCGCCGGAGAGCACGGCCCTTAG
- a CDS encoding class I SAM-dependent DNA methyltransferase, translating into MSADDWQADIRTSYDTIAVGYADQVRDLLVRQPYLRAALALFADNVRAAGGGPVADVGCGPGYVTAHLNELGVEAFGIDLSPGMIEVARRDHPGLRFEVGSMTDLNLPAASVTGLLAWWSLIHIPDDEVPAVFAHFHRALRPGGPLQLGFHVGDESPSKNDHRRQPEQVATWLREAGFEIEAQLLLHPDEKPGAVLFARRRS; encoded by the coding sequence ATGAGCGCGGACGACTGGCAGGCCGACATTCGAACCTCGTACGACACCATCGCGGTCGGCTACGCCGACCAAGTGCGCGACCTTCTGGTCAGGCAGCCGTACTTGCGAGCGGCTCTCGCGTTGTTCGCCGACAACGTGCGGGCCGCCGGCGGCGGTCCGGTGGCGGACGTCGGCTGCGGACCCGGCTACGTCACCGCCCACCTGAACGAACTCGGGGTCGAGGCGTTCGGCATCGACCTCTCCCCCGGGATGATCGAGGTGGCCCGGCGCGACCACCCCGGCCTGCGGTTCGAGGTGGGCTCGATGACGGACCTGAACCTCCCCGCCGCCTCCGTGACCGGCCTGCTCGCCTGGTGGTCGCTGATCCACATTCCCGACGACGAGGTACCGGCCGTGTTCGCGCACTTCCACCGGGCGCTGCGGCCGGGCGGACCGCTGCAACTGGGATTCCACGTCGGCGACGAGTCCCCGTCGAAGAACGACCACCGCCGGCAGCCGGAGCAGGTGGCAACTTGGCTGCGCGAAGCCGGATTCGAGATCGAGGCCCAGTTGCTGCTGCACCCGGACGAGAAGCCGGGAGCCGTTCTGTTCGCACGCCGCAGGTCCTGA
- a CDS encoding amino acid adenylation domain-containing protein, producing the protein MESLLDLFAARVTETPDATALVYAGERMSFTQLDRESNRVAQYVAGRGLRAEDLVGLRMDRGFEMAVGALGVLKSGAACLPLDPVYPSDLVAWMGADADVSLVLTNTAEVTGDVPLADAVAGQPDHAPDVELRPENLAYVMYTSGSSGKPKPVGVEHRHLAHVFAAWDELFRLREEPLTFVSVIGIGVDLFFADLLRSVFAGGTMIIATREAVANPAELLAEIRRHGGDATELVPAQAKALGRAGELPVMRLMSVGSEGWPAADFRELAGRLHPESVVLNAYGLTETTVDSLLLCPDVDVLGDTAIVPLGTPIPRVHAYVLDDRLRPVGPGGIGELYIGGAGVARGYRDRPALTASLFVADPFVAGARMYRTGDVVRTRADGNHDYLGRGTDQIEQRGLRVELGAIEDALLREPEVVRAAAALRDGRVIGYVVGPADAGHLRSALAGRLPAHMIPHRVLVLDRMPLLPNGKLNRRELPAPEG; encoded by the coding sequence GTGGAAAGCCTGCTCGATCTCTTCGCGGCGAGGGTCACCGAGACCCCCGACGCCACCGCTCTCGTCTACGCGGGCGAGCGGATGTCCTTCACACAGCTCGACCGCGAGTCGAACCGGGTCGCCCAGTACGTCGCCGGGCGGGGCCTGCGGGCCGAGGACCTGGTGGGGCTGCGGATGGACCGCGGGTTCGAGATGGCGGTCGGCGCGCTCGGCGTCCTCAAGTCCGGTGCGGCCTGCCTGCCGCTCGATCCGGTGTACCCGTCCGACCTCGTGGCCTGGATGGGCGCGGACGCGGATGTCTCGCTCGTGCTCACCAACACCGCGGAGGTCACCGGCGACGTACCGCTGGCCGACGCCGTGGCCGGACAGCCCGACCACGCCCCGGACGTCGAGCTCCGGCCCGAGAACCTCGCCTACGTCATGTACACCTCGGGCTCGTCGGGCAAGCCCAAGCCGGTGGGCGTCGAGCACCGCCACCTCGCGCACGTCTTCGCGGCGTGGGACGAGCTGTTCCGGCTGCGCGAAGAGCCGCTGACCTTCGTGTCCGTCATCGGGATCGGCGTCGATCTCTTCTTCGCCGACCTGCTGCGCTCGGTGTTCGCGGGCGGGACGATGATCATCGCGACCCGCGAGGCGGTGGCGAATCCGGCCGAGCTGCTCGCCGAAATCCGCCGCCACGGCGGCGACGCGACCGAACTGGTCCCCGCCCAGGCGAAGGCCCTCGGCCGCGCGGGCGAGCTGCCCGTCATGCGGCTGATGTCGGTCGGCTCGGAGGGGTGGCCCGCGGCCGACTTCCGCGAGCTCGCCGGGCGGCTGCACCCGGAATCGGTGGTGCTCAACGCCTACGGCCTCACCGAGACCACTGTGGACTCCCTCCTGCTGTGCCCGGACGTCGACGTGCTCGGGGACACCGCGATCGTGCCGCTCGGCACGCCGATCCCCCGCGTCCACGCCTACGTTCTCGACGATCGGCTCCGGCCGGTCGGGCCGGGCGGGATCGGCGAGCTCTACATCGGCGGCGCGGGCGTGGCCCGCGGGTACCGCGACCGCCCCGCGTTGACGGCGTCGCTGTTCGTCGCCGACCCGTTCGTCGCGGGCGCGCGGATGTACCGCACCGGCGACGTCGTGCGGACCCGCGCCGACGGCAACCACGACTACCTCGGCCGCGGCACCGACCAGATCGAGCAGCGGGGCCTGCGGGTGGAGCTGGGCGCGATCGAGGACGCGCTGCTGCGGGAGCCGGAGGTCGTCCGCGCCGCCGCCGCGCTGCGCGACGGGCGGGTGATCGGCTACGTCGTGGGCCCCGCCGACGCCGGGCACCTGCGGTCCGCGCTGGCCGGGCGGCTGCCCGCGCACATGATCCCGCACCGGGTGCTCGTCCTCGACCGGATGCCGCTGCTCCCCAACGGAAAACTGAACCGCCGCGAGCTGCCCGCGCCCGAAGGGTGA
- a CDS encoding TolB family protein, with the protein MDSDYEVVQLTTSKSLDNKMYLDVNPYVPSLDSVMFMSDRDDGHKNLYLMSLDNGKFVQLTDSDHIDGDHANVSPATEEAFFVEDRTFTSVSLRAPYREKKIRTVSDNYDVKGVVALTSDGKTIASSLYDEHEDRSSIVTIDVKTGALDTVKKIDGRVDHVLINPVYGDTLLYHVLDKNEIGLVDIGTKKKTLLTGPEDHGVHPFWEATGRDAAFAQRKQGDTPEQVVTYNIRKERFLSYDTQEYSNHFAMNPSQTIIEGDGGEDTPYIFYYYIKPGTTKVDTVKMFKHRSSSKEESVHPHGAFINDTDLIFNSDADGNGNVYLLREK; encoded by the coding sequence ATGGACAGCGATTACGAGGTGGTTCAGCTCACCACGTCGAAATCGCTCGACAACAAGATGTACCTCGATGTGAATCCTTATGTTCCGTCGCTCGACTCCGTCATGTTCATGTCGGACCGGGATGACGGACACAAGAACCTGTACCTCATGTCGCTCGACAACGGCAAGTTCGTGCAGCTGACGGATTCCGATCACATCGACGGCGACCACGCCAACGTCTCACCCGCGACCGAGGAGGCGTTCTTCGTCGAGGACCGGACGTTCACCAGCGTCAGCCTGCGCGCCCCGTACCGGGAGAAGAAGATCCGCACCGTGTCGGACAACTACGACGTCAAGGGAGTGGTCGCCCTGACGTCGGACGGGAAGACGATCGCGTCGTCCCTGTACGACGAGCACGAAGACCGGTCCTCGATCGTCACCATCGACGTCAAAACGGGGGCACTCGACACGGTCAAGAAGATCGACGGGAGGGTCGACCACGTGCTGATCAACCCGGTATACGGCGACACCCTCCTCTACCACGTGCTCGACAAGAACGAGATCGGGCTCGTCGACATCGGGACGAAGAAGAAGACACTCCTGACCGGTCCGGAAGATCATGGCGTGCACCCGTTCTGGGAGGCCACCGGCCGGGACGCCGCTTTCGCGCAGCGGAAGCAGGGTGACACACCGGAGCAGGTGGTGACCTACAACATCCGCAAAGAGCGGTTCCTCAGTTACGACACCCAGGAATACAGCAACCACTTCGCCATGAACCCGTCCCAGACGATCATCGAAGGAGACGGCGGCGAAGACACGCCGTACATCTTCTACTATTACATCAAACCGGGCACCACCAAGGTCGACACCGTGAAGATGTTCAAGCACCGGAGCTCGTCCAAGGAGGAATCGGTGCACCCGCACGGTGCCTTCATCAACGATACGGACCTGATCTTCAACAGTGACGCGGACGGCAACGGCAACGTCTACCTGCTGAGGGAGAAGTAA
- the ligD gene encoding DNA ligase D: MVSRVPAWVEPMLAKADGGRLRSGPEWAYEYKLDGYRAALRIAPDGTTVLTSRNNIDFTAEFRDVTGVLDLDGQAALLDGEIVVYNEDGRIDFELMQERRGRYVKHQGSLRRDEPFDDLPVRFLAFDLLQLGARSLLAEPYDERRRLLTGLPMPDPYKVSVVRAVTFAELDADHRSPAHFLTHAADAGYEGVVAKLRSSAYQPGHRPDSWLKHPFIQTQEVIVCGWRPGQRSFTGTLGGLLLGAHDPGTGDLVYIGDVGTGFSQAARADLVTLLQPLERRTHPFATTPPREDTARARWVEPHLVGEVVYRQFTRAGRVRHTAWRGLRADKKPDDVVAPRSTAATTATPTAPRPPSPKPEPAPPVALGPKITVQAGKRRLTLSNLDKPLFPDGFTKGEVINYYSRVAPVLLPHLAGRPVTFIRFPDGVGGQQFFEKNAPKGALAWLPTATLPSTGSRSGRGEGTIDYALLEELAALVWAANLAALELHVPQWTVGPGATRRPPDRLVFDLDPGPGTSIVDCCRVAERLHDLLLDDGLTPFAKTSGAKGMQLYCGIRTDDPAAPSGYAKRLAQHLARATPESVTAVMAKAQRAGRVFIDWSQNNPAKTTVAPYSLRGRDHPTVSTPVTWDEVRACRHVSHLTFTADDVLDRVETHGDLLAPLLDTRTPIPHQL; encoded by the coding sequence ATGGTGTCTCGCGTCCCGGCGTGGGTCGAGCCGATGCTGGCCAAGGCCGACGGCGGGCGGCTGCGCAGCGGCCCCGAATGGGCCTACGAGTACAAGCTCGACGGCTACCGCGCCGCCCTGCGCATCGCCCCCGACGGCACCACCGTGCTCACCAGCCGCAACAACATCGACTTCACCGCCGAGTTCCGCGACGTCACCGGCGTCCTCGACCTCGACGGCCAGGCCGCCCTGCTCGACGGCGAGATCGTCGTCTACAACGAAGACGGCCGGATCGACTTCGAGCTCATGCAGGAACGCCGCGGCCGCTACGTCAAGCACCAGGGCTCCCTGCGCCGCGACGAACCCTTCGACGACCTCCCCGTCCGGTTCCTCGCCTTCGACCTCCTGCAGCTGGGTGCGCGCAGCCTGCTGGCCGAGCCCTACGACGAGCGCCGCCGCCTGCTGACCGGCCTGCCGATGCCCGACCCCTACAAGGTCTCCGTCGTGCGCGCGGTCACCTTCGCCGAACTCGACGCCGACCACCGCTCCCCCGCCCACTTCCTCACCCACGCCGCCGACGCCGGCTACGAAGGCGTCGTCGCGAAGCTCCGCAGCTCGGCCTACCAACCCGGCCACCGGCCCGACTCCTGGCTCAAGCACCCGTTCATCCAGACCCAGGAGGTCATCGTCTGCGGCTGGCGCCCCGGCCAGCGCAGCTTCACCGGCACCCTCGGCGGCCTCCTGCTCGGCGCCCACGACCCCGGAACCGGCGACCTCGTCTACATCGGCGACGTCGGCACCGGCTTCTCCCAGGCCGCCCGCGCCGACCTCGTCACCCTGCTGCAGCCCCTCGAACGCCGCACCCACCCCTTCGCCACGACGCCGCCGCGCGAGGACACCGCCCGGGCCCGCTGGGTCGAACCGCACCTCGTCGGCGAGGTCGTCTACCGGCAGTTCACCCGCGCCGGGCGCGTCCGCCACACCGCCTGGCGGGGCCTGCGGGCCGACAAGAAACCCGACGACGTCGTGGCGCCGCGATCCACCGCCGCCACGACCGCGACGCCGACGGCACCGCGCCCACCGTCACCGAAGCCGGAACCCGCGCCGCCGGTGGCGCTCGGGCCGAAGATCACCGTGCAGGCCGGAAAACGCCGGCTCACGTTGTCCAATCTGGACAAACCGTTGTTCCCGGACGGCTTCACCAAGGGTGAAGTCATCAACTACTACTCCCGCGTCGCTCCGGTGCTGCTGCCCCACCTCGCCGGGCGGCCGGTGACGTTCATCCGGTTCCCCGACGGCGTGGGCGGGCAGCAGTTCTTCGAGAAGAACGCCCCCAAGGGCGCCCTGGCGTGGCTGCCGACCGCGACGTTGCCGAGCACCGGTTCCCGGTCCGGACGCGGCGAAGGCACGATCGACTACGCGCTGCTCGAGGAATTGGCCGCGCTGGTGTGGGCGGCGAACCTGGCCGCACTCGAGCTGCACGTTCCACAGTGGACTGTCGGGCCCGGCGCGACCCGCCGTCCGCCGGACCGGCTGGTGTTCGATCTCGATCCCGGCCCCGGCACCTCCATCGTCGACTGCTGCCGGGTCGCCGAACGGCTCCACGACCTCCTGCTCGACGACGGGCTCACACCGTTCGCGAAAACCTCCGGCGCCAAAGGCATGCAGCTCTACTGCGGCATCCGCACCGACGACCCCGCCGCCCCTTCGGGCTACGCCAAACGTCTCGCCCAGCACCTCGCACGGGCGACGCCGGAGTCCGTCACGGCGGTCATGGCCAAGGCCCAGCGCGCCGGCCGCGTGTTCATCGACTGGAGCCAGAACAATCCCGCCAAGACCACCGTCGCGCCCTATTCCCTGCGCGGCCGGGACCACCCCACCGTCTCCACGCCGGTCACCTGGGACGAGGTCCGCGCCTGCCGGCACGTCAGCCACCTGACCTTCACCGCCGACGACGTCCTCGACCGCGTCGAAACCCACGGCGACCTGCTCGCTCCCCTCCTCGACACTCGAACACCCATACCTCACCAGCTGTAA